From the genome of Litoribacterium kuwaitense, one region includes:
- a CDS encoding aminotransferase class V-fold PLP-dependent enzyme, giving the protein YFDSCTLSAHKFYGPKGVGIAYISPTATFHPFFPGATHQNGMRPGTVDVPGIVAATTAADEAILEQKKRRAHAQKLFDQLRAWACHQSGFELIDGGTSQSPFIAALTSSFTEGQYLMLQLNQKDIAISTGTACKAGEQDPSRILLARGLDETSARRLIRLSFSHTTTDKELEQCCTALEEANHRLAKR; this is encoded by the coding sequence TTATTTTGACTCTTGCACGCTTTCGGCTCATAAGTTTTACGGGCCTAAAGGCGTCGGTATTGCCTATATCTCCCCAACCGCTACATTCCATCCGTTTTTTCCAGGAGCCACACATCAAAATGGGATGCGTCCCGGCACAGTCGATGTCCCTGGAATTGTTGCGGCAACAACAGCAGCAGATGAAGCGATTTTAGAGCAAAAAAAGCGCCGAGCACACGCGCAAAAACTGTTTGATCAACTGAGAGCTTGGGCGTGTCACCAGTCCGGATTTGAACTAATTGATGGCGGCACAAGCCAATCTCCATTTATCGCTGCACTCACAAGCAGCTTCACAGAGGGACAATACCTGATGCTGCAGTTGAATCAAAAAGACATCGCCATCTCAACTGGCACAGCCTGTAAAGCCGGGGAACAGGACCCGTCGCGTATTTTACTGGCCCGAGGACTCGACGAAACGAGCGCCCGTCGTTTAATTCGCTTGTCATTCAGCCATACGACAACAGACAAAGAACTCGAACAATGCTGCACAGCGTTGGAGGAAGCCAATCATAGGCTAGCGAAAAGATAA
- a CDS encoding phosphotriesterase family protein, which translates to MSFVRTFTGDVPPADLGFTYAHEHIVCRPPYWAERGADDLLLDDPAKSEKDVQDFADLGGKTIVDATAVDYGRDVEAVQKIGQNTHVTFIGTAGFNKSFLWDASIPEHVKPLIGNYTTFYEWIDQATVNDLADFVIREVEEGLEGTDFRAGQVKFGTGYNRMTALEEKTMKAVAIAHHETKAPVHSHTEAGTLGLEQAEWLRREGVNLSNWSVGHMDRNPDPYYHRQMAKTGAFLSFDGIAKIKYAPESTRIDCILHLVDYGFEEQILISGDTARKTYYRHYDDGLGLRYIIGPWQDRFVAEANERGYDGEALVKKFFIDNPARCMTFST; encoded by the coding sequence ATGAGCTTTGTACGAACGTTTACTGGTGACGTGCCTCCGGCAGACCTTGGGTTCACCTACGCCCATGAGCATATCGTTTGTCGACCGCCATACTGGGCTGAGCGCGGAGCTGATGATTTGCTGCTCGACGATCCGGCAAAATCAGAAAAAGATGTCCAGGATTTTGCCGATCTTGGCGGAAAGACGATTGTGGATGCGACGGCTGTTGATTACGGAAGAGATGTGGAAGCAGTACAGAAAATCGGGCAAAACACTCACGTGACATTTATCGGGACGGCAGGGTTTAACAAAAGCTTTCTCTGGGATGCCAGTATTCCTGAGCACGTAAAGCCTTTGATTGGAAACTACACAACCTTTTATGAGTGGATTGATCAAGCAACAGTCAACGACCTCGCCGATTTCGTCATTCGTGAGGTCGAGGAAGGTTTAGAAGGGACTGACTTTCGAGCGGGACAAGTGAAATTTGGCACTGGGTACAATCGCATGACGGCACTTGAAGAAAAAACAATGAAGGCTGTTGCAATCGCCCATCACGAAACGAAGGCACCAGTTCATTCTCACACGGAAGCAGGTACGTTGGGGCTAGAACAAGCAGAATGGCTTCGTCGCGAAGGCGTCAATCTGTCGAATTGGAGCGTCGGACATATGGATCGCAACCCTGATCCGTATTACCACCGCCAAATGGCTAAGACTGGTGCCTTTTTATCCTTTGACGGCATTGCAAAAATTAAATACGCCCCTGAAAGCACCCGCATCGACTGCATTTTACATTTAGTCGATTACGGCTTTGAAGAGCAAATCTTGATTAGCGGCGACACCGCCCGCAAAACATACTATCGCCACTACGATGACGGCTTAGGTCTGCGCTATATTATCGGACCGTGGCAAGATCGTTTCGTAGCTGAAGCAAACGAGCGAGGATACGACGGCGAAGCACTCGTAAAGAAATTTTTTATAGACAACCCCGCTCGCTGTATGACGTTTTCGACTTAG
- a CDS encoding PTS sugar transporter subunit IIB, with product MKILTVCGLGQGTSLILKMNVESVLQSLGVSDADVEHTDVSSASSMNADYIITSNELAQNLEDHSAKIIIVNNYFDEDEIKQALETEFS from the coding sequence ATGAAAATATTAACTGTATGTGGACTTGGCCAAGGGACGAGCTTAATTTTAAAAATGAACGTAGAGTCCGTTTTACAATCGTTAGGTGTTTCCGATGCCGATGTAGAGCACACGGATGTCTCAAGTGCTTCCAGCATGAATGCTGATTACATCATAACAAGTAACGAGCTAGCACAAAATCTTGAAGACCATTCCGCAAAAATCATCATCGTCAATAACTATTTTGATGAAGATGAAATAAAACAAGCTCTTGAGACTGAATTCTCTTAA
- a CDS encoding PTS ascorbate transporter subunit IIC, whose protein sequence is MDIILWIAQNIFVTPAILLGLIVLVGLLLQKKGPSQVVSGTFKTIIGFLIINAGANVIVGSLNIFEPMWKEVFNLESSALGEFMGQEAFNNQFGSMVALAMTLGFLINVILARFTKAKYIYLTGHMMFWTTMIFAGILVNSVGTDVSFWGAVIFLAVILGIYWTVQPAVTQPIMRRITGNDNIALGHTSASVALLGALGGKLLGNKDNDSEKLQLPKNLEFLRDSNVITALTMIILFVIGAVVVTVKQTPGSQELMASAGEQNFIVYSIIQSFTFAAGIAVVLMGVRMFIGELVPAFKGIATKIVPGSKPALDVPILFPYAPNAVVLGFLGAFVGAMIWLVIIGNTVAYVFVPTMIVLFFHGAAAGVFGNATGGVRGALLGGFLTSTIVAWGQYFMVRSFIGNTIPDTAMWAADSDMFILGPIVSFLGQLFF, encoded by the coding sequence ATGGATATTATTTTATGGATTGCCCAGAACATTTTTGTCACACCAGCTATTCTGCTCGGTCTGATCGTCTTAGTTGGTCTCCTGCTGCAAAAGAAAGGACCAAGCCAAGTTGTAAGTGGGACTTTCAAAACGATCATTGGTTTTTTGATCATAAACGCTGGAGCGAATGTCATTGTCGGTTCTTTAAACATATTTGAACCGATGTGGAAGGAAGTTTTCAATCTTGAATCTAGTGCCTTAGGCGAGTTCATGGGACAAGAAGCCTTTAACAATCAATTCGGCTCGATGGTTGCACTCGCAATGACGCTAGGATTTTTGATCAACGTCATCTTGGCTCGCTTTACAAAAGCGAAATACATTTATCTGACCGGACACATGATGTTTTGGACGACAATGATTTTTGCCGGAATCCTCGTCAACAGTGTCGGCACGGATGTCAGCTTTTGGGGAGCAGTCATCTTTCTAGCAGTCATTTTAGGCATTTATTGGACGGTACAGCCGGCAGTGACGCAGCCGATCATGCGGAGAATTACTGGTAACGACAACATCGCTCTCGGACATACTTCTGCTTCGGTCGCATTACTAGGAGCGCTCGGCGGCAAATTGCTGGGAAATAAGGACAATGATTCGGAAAAGCTTCAGCTACCGAAAAACTTGGAATTCCTGCGTGACTCCAATGTGATCACGGCGCTGACGATGATTATTTTATTCGTCATTGGCGCAGTTGTTGTCACGGTTAAACAAACACCTGGCAGCCAAGAACTCATGGCGTCAGCTGGTGAGCAAAACTTTATCGTCTATTCGATTATTCAATCGTTCACGTTCGCAGCAGGAATCGCGGTCGTCCTCATGGGTGTGCGTATGTTTATCGGTGAGCTCGTTCCTGCGTTTAAAGGAATAGCAACGAAAATTGTCCCCGGCTCAAAACCGGCACTCGACGTACCCATCTTGTTCCCTTATGCACCAAACGCCGTCGTTCTCGGCTTTTTAGGAGCCTTTGTCGGCGCGATGATCTGGCTCGTCATCATCGGAAACACTGTTGCCTACGTCTTTGTTCCGACGATGATCGTCCTCTTTTTCCATGGTGCCGCCGCTGGTGTTTTTGGCAACGCTACCGGTGGTGTGCGCGGCGCTTTACTTGGCGGTTTTTTAACGTCCACCATCGTCGCCTGGGGGCAGTATTTTATGGTTCGGTCTTTTATTGGCAATACCATTCCTGATACAGCGATGTGGGCAGCAGATTCCGACATGTTTATTCTCGGTCCTATCGTTAGCTTCCTCGGTCAGCTTTTCTTTTAA
- a CDS encoding NUDIX hydrolase — protein sequence MKTWVGCAAICVNDQQDILMVKSYDTNAWALPSGGLEAGETPEECCVREVREETGYPVIIVERLHTKETTMKGIHVTTHDYKVRMTGESQGIQDLDQTIAAFAWKPLSQIEQMKHVYPEDIDFLVKMVQHEGSGDFSEKN from the coding sequence ATGAAAACATGGGTTGGATGTGCAGCAATATGTGTGAATGATCAGCAGGACATTCTGATGGTGAAAAGTTATGATACGAATGCGTGGGCGCTCCCTTCAGGCGGTCTCGAAGCGGGAGAAACCCCTGAAGAATGCTGTGTTCGTGAAGTGCGGGAGGAAACCGGCTACCCTGTCATCATCGTCGAGCGCCTTCATACGAAAGAGACGACAATGAAAGGGATTCACGTGACTACGCATGATTATAAAGTGAGAATGACTGGTGAAAGCCAAGGGATTCAAGACCTTGACCAGACCATCGCCGCCTTTGCATGGAAACCCCTTTCTCAGATCGAGCAAATGAAACATGTGTATCCAGAGGACATCGATTTTTTAGTAAAAATGGTTCAACACGAGGGAAGCGGTGACTTTTCAGAAAAAAATTGA
- a CDS encoding ABC transporter ATP-binding protein produces the protein MLEIKNLTKMYGQQKKAVDNLSLTIKAGDIFGFIGGNGAGKTSTIKAVVGIHQIDHGDILIDGHSMKKQPLVCKKMMAYIPDHPDLYEHLTGYQYINFIADLYNIPTAERVEKTRKYSELFEMTANLGNIISTYSHGMKQRTNIIAAMVHSPKLLILDEPFVGLDPKAVFSLKQVMQDCVSNGGAIFFSTHVLDVAEKLCNKIAIIKQGKLVASGLTEHVKGAHSLEAFFMEVQDA, from the coding sequence ATGCTGGAAATTAAAAACCTTACGAAAATGTATGGCCAACAAAAGAAAGCGGTCGACAACTTGAGCTTAACCATTAAAGCAGGGGATATTTTTGGGTTTATTGGAGGGAATGGTGCTGGAAAAACGTCGACGATTAAAGCAGTGGTCGGCATCCATCAGATAGATCACGGCGACATTTTAATCGACGGTCATTCAATGAAAAAGCAGCCGTTGGTCTGCAAAAAGATGATGGCGTATATCCCCGATCACCCGGATTTATATGAACACTTAACGGGTTATCAATACATCAATTTTATTGCTGATTTATATAATATCCCAACAGCTGAGCGTGTTGAGAAAACGAGAAAGTACAGCGAGCTATTTGAAATGACTGCCAATCTGGGAAATATCATCTCAACTTACTCGCACGGGATGAAGCAAAGAACGAATATTATTGCAGCGATGGTACATTCCCCCAAGCTGTTGATTTTAGATGAACCTTTTGTTGGGCTTGATCCAAAAGCGGTCTTTTCTTTGAAACAGGTCATGCAGGACTGCGTTTCCAATGGCGGCGCTATTTTCTTTTCTACTCACGTTCTCGATGTCGCCGAGAAGCTTTGCAACAAAATCGCGATTATTAAACAAGGAAAGCTCGTTGCCAGCGGTCTGACCGAGCATGTCAAGGGCGCTCATTCTTTGGAAGCTTTCTTTATGGAGGTACAGGATGCATGA
- a CDS encoding TetR/AcrR family transcriptional regulator — protein MRDVKDPDVRRAEIMKAALRLFSEKGYLQTTTQNIIEEVNISRGLLYYHFKNKEDILYCLVETYSEPLLRRLSAIAYHEQTSAVEKVRTFLEATIISPDSVTTEMVELQKTVDLEQNRYLTDRFSHRFATTITTYFAHMIEQGNSEGVFDVTHPLETASFLMTGYVFVSNDVKVLHIEIEKMNEYVSAFKALIEGALRTKEPIFSA, from the coding sequence ATGCGGGATGTGAAAGATCCAGATGTTCGCCGGGCTGAAATTATGAAAGCGGCATTGAGGTTGTTCTCAGAAAAAGGATATTTGCAAACTACGACGCAAAATATTATTGAGGAAGTGAACATATCTCGCGGGCTGCTGTACTATCACTTTAAGAACAAGGAAGATATTTTGTACTGTTTGGTTGAGACATATTCTGAACCTTTGCTACGGCGTTTGTCAGCGATTGCCTATCACGAGCAGACATCAGCAGTGGAGAAGGTACGTACGTTTTTGGAAGCGACGATTATTTCTCCTGATTCAGTAACGACGGAAATGGTTGAGTTGCAAAAAACAGTGGACCTTGAGCAAAATCGCTATCTAACCGATCGCTTTTCCCACCGCTTTGCTACAACGATTACCACATACTTCGCTCACATGATTGAGCAAGGGAATTCTGAAGGGGTCTTTGACGTCACACATCCGTTGGAAACCGCATCTTTTTTAATGACGGGTTATGTATTTGTTTCCAATGATGTCAAAGTGTTGCATATCGAAATTGAAAAGATGAATGAATATGTGAGTGCATTTAAAGCATTAATCGAGGGTGCTTTAAGAACAAAAGAACCGATTTTCAGCGCATAA
- a CDS encoding Gfo/Idh/MocA family protein, with protein MKSEMKVGFAIIGAGVVAPHHAVAIKAIPEAELVSIVDVVPEKASDMQSVYDCKRSYTTLDECMADEAVDVVIVCTPSGTHEQLTVETAKSGKHVLCEKPLDIKADKMERMIQTCDEEGVKLGVVYPRRAMDTILIAKTMLDNGVFGKVSIASAYLKYYRSQEYYDSAGWRGTWAMDGGGALMNQGIHGVDIMQWLNGGVRKVFGRAAAMERHIEVEDTAVAVVEYHNGAFGVIEGSTLAYPGQMTKFELNGTQGTLTLDDQGIQTCETLAEKINPSDWGIEQSEIPANISSIGHYRFVHDIAKAVLEDRDPLVTGKEGKKAVDVILAIYESARSGKEIIL; from the coding sequence ATGAAATCAGAAATGAAGGTCGGTTTTGCCATCATTGGTGCGGGGGTTGTGGCGCCTCATCACGCAGTGGCTATCAAAGCCATTCCAGAAGCAGAGCTTGTGTCCATTGTTGATGTCGTTCCTGAAAAAGCGAGTGACATGCAATCAGTGTACGATTGCAAACGGAGTTATACGACGCTCGACGAGTGTATGGCGGATGAAGCTGTTGATGTTGTCATTGTTTGTACGCCAAGTGGGACACACGAGCAGTTAACAGTTGAAACAGCGAAGTCCGGAAAGCATGTCTTATGTGAAAAGCCTTTAGACATCAAAGCCGATAAGATGGAGCGAATGATCCAAACCTGTGACGAAGAAGGTGTGAAGCTAGGCGTTGTGTATCCTCGCCGTGCGATGGACACCATTTTAATCGCAAAAACCATGTTAGACAACGGCGTGTTTGGCAAAGTGTCGATCGCCAGTGCCTATTTAAAATATTATCGCAGTCAAGAATACTACGATAGCGCAGGTTGGAGAGGGACTTGGGCGATGGATGGCGGCGGCGCCTTAATGAATCAAGGAATTCACGGTGTTGACATTATGCAATGGCTAAATGGCGGAGTGAGAAAAGTGTTTGGACGCGCAGCGGCGATGGAGCGTCACATCGAAGTAGAGGATACGGCCGTTGCAGTGGTGGAGTATCATAACGGTGCATTCGGTGTGATTGAAGGAAGCACACTTGCGTACCCTGGACAAATGACCAAGTTCGAGTTGAATGGCACGCAGGGAACGCTTACCCTTGATGACCAAGGCATACAAACATGCGAAACACTTGCGGAAAAAATAAACCCTTCCGATTGGGGCATTGAGCAAAGTGAGATTCCGGCAAATATCTCTTCAATAGGTCATTATCGATTTGTGCATGACATAGCAAAGGCTGTATTGGAAGATCGTGACCCATTAGTTACAGGTAAGGAAGGAAAGAAAGCAGTTGATGTCATTTTAGCCATTTATGAGTCGGCAAGGAGCGGTAAGGAAATTATTTTATAG
- a CDS encoding creatininase family protein, with the protein MEFQFETSEQIKRSIQQKPIALLPVGAVEAHGAHLPLGTDNVLAEEMAKKLAERTPAYVLPTMPFGQVWSLKDFPGSLNVSNEALIAILTDLGESLYRQGFRIFAMINGHLGNGVALKEAARVLYDTCPDLKVFYFFYPGMSQTVPTVRETTAAHSSYFHACEIETSFMLYLAKQHVDMTKAIDDTPNIPATADVTPTPWQAFTSTAVLGDATLAHADKGKVVIDHALEQMTTMLHDALEYD; encoded by the coding sequence ATGGAGTTTCAATTTGAGACGTCAGAACAAATCAAGCGATCGATTCAGCAAAAGCCGATTGCCCTCTTACCGGTCGGCGCTGTAGAAGCGCATGGTGCACACTTGCCGCTTGGAACAGACAATGTCCTGGCTGAGGAAATGGCGAAAAAGCTTGCCGAGCGGACGCCAGCTTATGTATTGCCTACCATGCCCTTTGGTCAAGTGTGGAGCTTGAAAGATTTTCCCGGCAGCTTAAACGTTTCCAATGAGGCACTGATCGCTATACTGACCGACCTCGGAGAAAGCTTATATCGTCAAGGCTTTCGTATATTCGCAATGATCAATGGGCATCTCGGCAATGGCGTTGCGTTAAAAGAAGCCGCTCGGGTGCTCTATGACACTTGTCCCGATTTAAAAGTATTCTATTTCTTTTACCCTGGGATGAGTCAAACCGTTCCAACTGTTCGCGAAACCACCGCCGCTCACAGCAGTTATTTTCATGCGTGTGAAATAGAGACGTCGTTTATGCTGTACCTTGCAAAGCAACACGTCGACATGACCAAGGCGATCGATGACACACCAAACATTCCCGCGACTGCCGATGTCACACCGACACCATGGCAGGCGTTCACATCAACCGCTGTTCTCGGCGATGCAACACTTGCGCATGCTGATAAAGGAAAAGTCGTTATTGATCATGCCCTTGAACAGATGACAACGATGCTTCACGACGCGCTGGAATACGATTAA
- a CDS encoding PTS sugar transporter subunit IIA — protein MIFLDKAVVSLNGRATTAKDAIRESGGLLVASHAVKESYVEAMVKSFEDNGPYIVLAPHIAVPHARPEDGVTEPSVSLIRYREGISFGHKNNDPVHLVFALGASSSDEHLALLKKLTELLGKKENATKFIEANSYEDLTTLIGGTNQ, from the coding sequence TTGATTTTCTTAGATAAAGCAGTCGTCTCTTTAAACGGACGAGCAACAACTGCGAAAGACGCCATTCGCGAGTCTGGGGGCCTATTAGTTGCCTCTCATGCGGTTAAAGAATCATACGTCGAGGCGATGGTGAAATCGTTTGAGGACAATGGACCTTATATCGTCCTCGCCCCCCACATCGCTGTCCCGCATGCCCGACCTGAGGATGGCGTCACCGAACCGTCCGTCTCGCTCATCCGCTATCGTGAAGGCATTTCATTCGGACACAAAAACAATGACCCTGTCCATCTCGTCTTTGCGCTTGGCGCTTCTTCAAGTGACGAGCATTTAGCGTTACTGAAAAAACTGACGGAACTTCTTGGAAAAAAGGAAAATGCGACCAAATTTATCGAGGCAAATTCGTATGAAGATCTTACTACACTGATAGGAGGAACAAACCAATGA